Proteins encoded in a region of the Pseudomonas viciae genome:
- a CDS encoding lipid-A-disaccharide synthase N-terminal domain-containing protein, producing MGRESLWLAVGFGGQLAFTGRFALQWLYSEYKKRSMIPVGFWYLSIVGSALLLAYAIYREDPVFIVGQSFGFVVYLRNLQLIAKHHQRESGELDKKG from the coding sequence ATGGGCAGAGAATCTTTGTGGCTGGCCGTTGGCTTCGGTGGCCAACTGGCGTTCACCGGGCGTTTTGCCCTGCAATGGCTCTACAGCGAATACAAAAAGCGCAGCATGATCCCGGTTGGATTCTGGTACCTGAGCATCGTCGGCAGCGCGTTGTTGCTGGCTTACGCGATCTACCGCGAGGACCCGGTTTTTATCGTCGGTCAGTCCTTCGGTTTCGTCGTGTACCTGCGCAACTTGCAGTTGATCGCCAAGCATCACCAGCGGGAAAGCGGCGAACTGGATAAAAAGGGCTGA